From a region of the Helianthus annuus cultivar XRQ/B chromosome 5, HanXRQr2.0-SUNRISE, whole genome shotgun sequence genome:
- the LOC110942043 gene encoding pheophytinase, chloroplastic, translated as MEILSSHSAPCYPIVNSRKSVSDRRKPKFDHGYVRSELWPLNNHNHNHNHNSSGFYLNGHNRTFKSTPIRALKADEGVIDAKEVLEDMTKRRGSIPKVLIPGLPDDSRGEISAPISSGSWEWKPKFNIHYERSGSKKNGAPQVLFLPGFGVGSFHYEKQLKDLGQDYGVWAIDFLGQGMSLAREDPTRQQQQDGDQGDDPFWGFGDETEPWADNLVYSIDLWQEQVAYFIQEVIKEPIYIVGNSLGGYVALYFAACNPHLVKGVTLLNATPFWGFFPNPTRNPRLSEMFPSAGTFPLPLRVRKIIEFVWEKIRDPRSIREILKQVYADHSTNIDKVFSRILEITEHPAALASFASIMLAPQGKLSFGEALSRCKAQDVPICLMYGKEDPWVRPVWGLQVKKKLPEAPYYQISPAGHCPHDEVPEVVNYLLRGWIKNLESQGFVALPLVDDESGRFDVAKDLEYVRDGKKRSVRVQFYGSETSIWSRLTSYFNTQFQDVKIKFM; from the exons ATGGAAATCCTATCCAGTCATTCAGCTCCATGTTACCCGATCGTAAATTCGCGAAAATCGGTTTCCGATAGAAGAAAGCCTAAATTTGATCATGGTTATGTGAGATCAGAACTATGGCCTTtgaataaccataaccataaccataatcatAACTCATCTGGCTTTTATTTAAACGGTCATAACAGAACGTTTAAGTCAACGCCGATACGCGCTCTTAAGGCGGACGAGGGCGTTATCGATGCGAAGGAAGTTCTAGAAGACATGACGAAAAGACGGGGGTCGATACCGAAGGTCTTGATACCGGGATTACCTGATGATTCTAGAGGTGAAATTAGCGCTCCGATTAGTAGTGGTAGTTGGGAGTGGAAACCGAAATTTAATATCCATTACGAACGATCGGGCTCGAAAAAGAACGGTGCGCCACAGGTTCTGTTTCTTCCGGGATTTGGCGTTGGATCGTTTCATTATGAAAAGCAGTTGAAGGATCTCGGTCAGGATTATGGGGTGTGGGCGATTGATTTTCTCGGTCAGGGTATGTCGTTGGCGCGTGAGGATCCTACACGACAGCAGCAACAGGACGGTGATCAAGGTGATGATCCGTTTTGGGGGTTCGGAGATGAGACCGAACCTTGGGCCGACAACCTTGTTTATTCTATCGACTTGTGGCAAGAACAAGTAGCCTATTTTATACAAGAG GTTATTAAGGAACCGATTTACATTGTGGGGAATTCACTTGGGGGATACGTTGCGCTTTACTTTGCCGCATGTAATCCTCATTTAGTGAAGGGTGTTACGCTACTCAACGCCACGCCATTTTGGGGGTTCTTCCCGAATCCTACAAGAAACCCGAGACTGTCGGAAATGTTTCCGTCAGCCGGGACGTTTCCTCTTCCTCTACGTGTCAGAAAAATCATAGAATTTGT TTGGGAGAAGATAAGGGATCCTAGAAGCATTAGGGAGATACTAAAGCAAGTTTATGCCGATCATTCAACGAACATAGATAAAGTGTTTTCTCGTATACTTGAAATAACCGAACATCCCGCAGCTTTGGCATCGTTTGCGTCGATAATGTTGGCTCCTCAAGGGAAACTGTCTTTCGGGGAGGCTTTATCTAG ATGTAAAGCTCAAGATGTGCCCATTTGCCTCATGTATGGAAAAGAAGACCCTTGGGTGAGACCCGTTTGGGGTCTACAGGTGAAGAAGAAGTTGCCCGAAGCTCCTTATTATCAAATAAGCCCCGCAGGCCATTGTCCTCATGATGAAGTTCCTGAG GTAGTAAATTATCTACTACGCGGGTGGATAAAAAACTTGGAGTCACAAGGTTTTGTGGCGTTGCCGCTGGTTGATGATGAAAGCGGTCGGTTTGATGTCGCCAAGGATTTGGAATATGTGAGAGACGGGAAAAAGAGATCGGTGAGGGTACAGTTTTACGGATCGGAGACATCAATCTGGAGCAGGTTGACTTCTTATTTCAACACCCAATTTCAAGATGTCAAGATTAAGTTCATGTGA